Part of the Deltaproteobacteria bacterium genome, ATCGACCACGCGGAAAGCGGCCTGAATAATTTTGCCACCATCACCGGTGGAAAGTTGACGACCTACCGTTTAATGGCTGAAAAAGCGGCGGATTTGATCAGCCAGCGACTGGGCGTCTCCACACCCTGTCAGACACGCACGGAGCCATTGCCTTCCGCAGCGGGTGCCAAGTGGACCAAACCGGGCCTTGCGCCCAGGATGTGGATAAAAGAGCATGCCCCCGACGACATCCTGCTCTGCGAGTGTGAGATGGTGCCCAAAAGCGTCGTCGACAACCTGATAAGCTCCATCCGCCAACAAAACGGCACACCGGACCTGAAGGCCCTGGGGGTGCGCAGTCGCATCGGCAAAGGCGCCTGCCAGGGGACCTTTTGCGCCCTGCGCACCGGGGCCTATCTTTACGACAAGGGTGAAGTGAAAGAAGAAGAGGGTCTGGACGGCATCCGGGCTTTCATTTCAGAGAGATGGCGTGGCATCCGCCCTCTTTTGTGGGACACCCCGCTCATCCAGGCGGAGCTTCAGGAAGCGATCTATTGCGGCATGTACGGACTGGAGCTATAGCATTTGACAGAAGAAATCGAGAGGCTGCAATTCCTGTTGGATACAAGTGCAGACAAAAAAGTCATTACGTGCGACCTCGCCGTTATCGGGGCCGGCATGAGCGGCATGGCGGCATCGCTCTTTGCGGCCGACCGTGGTGTGGATACCGTTCAGATAGGCATCGCCAGCCAGATCATCTTTTCGAGCGGCCTTCTGGACCTGCTGGGAGTCCACCCCGTGGAAACGGCCCAAACCTGGAAGGACCCGTGGAAAGCCATCGATCGGCTCGTGTCGGACCAGAGCGACCACCCCTTTGCGCGCATCGAAAAAAAACACATCCGTGAAGCTTTTGCGGAGGTGACCGCCTTTTTGGGCGATGCAGGGCTGACATATCGTTCCGACCAGGAAAGCAACCGTTTTGTGATAACCTCCCTGGGCACGCTGAAACCCACCTATTGCGCACCCGCAACCATGTGGAACGGCATCGACGCATTGCAGACAACTCCCCCCGGTTTAATTGTCGACATCCGGGGACTGCGGGGATTCAGCGCACGGCAGATAACCGAAACCCTCAAGCCCGTATGGCCGGGCCTGCGCCATGCAACGATCGCTTTTCCCGGCATGCACAAGGCCCAGGAGCTCTACACCGAACCCATGGCCAGGTCCCTGGCAGTGGCCCAAAACAGGCAGGCGTTGGCCGGGCTTCTCAGGCCGCTGGTGGAGGATGCCCGGGTTCTGGGAGTGCCCGCGATCCTCGGCATGCAGAATTCCCGGGATGTCCAGACGGATATGGAGGCGATGATCGGCATTCCCGTTTTTGAAATACCCACCATGCCCCCATCCATACCGGGCCTGCGCATCAGGGAAGCCTTCGAGACGAAGCTTCCCGAAAAGGGGGTCCGGGTTCTATACCAACAGCGCGTTTCCCGAATCGAAAAGACGGAAGACGGGTTTCTGCTCGAGGTCGGAAGCGACAAACCGATGGCGACCATCAAAACAAAGGGGGTCGTTCTGGCCACCGGCCGCTTCCTGGGCAAAGGCCTCAACGCCGATCGCAAAGTGATCCGGGAACCGCTTTTAGGCCTGCCGGTATATCAGCCCGGTGCCCGTCTGGACTGGCATCGGTTCGACTTTCTGGACCGCCGGGGACACCTGATCAACCGCTCCGGACTCGAAATCGACGGCCGCTTCAGGCCGGTGGATGCATCCGGAAAACCTATTTACAACAACCTGTATGCCACCGGCTCCATCCTGGCCCACCAGGACTGGATGCGTCAGAAGTGCGGTTCCGGACTTGCCATTGCCACGGCCTATGCCGCGGTAAAGGCCTTTTTAGAATCAGCCCTTGTTTGAACCGTCCTCATCGCTTCTCACATGACATGCAGGACATAGACGATGTGGCTCGTAATGTCACCTGGAAAGGTCTGATCGATCGTGTGGCCACCCTCGGCCGGTATCTGAAATTGCGAAGATTCCCCACCGACGAGAAATGGATTGATAATCGGCTCCTGATCCGGGCAGTAGGTCGTTTTCGTCATAGAAAAATTGGGCGACTGGGTCAGGTCGAGCGTCTCCCCCTTGGCCGGATGGTACGAGTTTTCCCGAAAAGGTAAAAACCGACCCTTTGGTAACCCCCGTCTGCAGCCAAACCTGCGAAGCTGCGTTCCAATAAAGCAACGGGAAGCGGCTGCCAGGACTCATTGCGCTGGACAAAGGAACCGTTATCGTCGCCGGCTTGAAAAAGGTGAAGCGGCAGGGGAGGGTGTGCCTGCAACTTTTCCGTATAGTTACAACTTGCGAATTGAATTCTCAATTTGTAAATTCTATTTTGTTGACCAATATCTTCAGCGCTGCCAGCATCCTTGCAATTTCCAGCCTAAACCGGTATGTCGCTGAAGCGACATTTCAAGTGGATTATATTAACATCTATTAAAGGAGAAACCTGATGAAAAAGACTCTAATGTTCAACACCATTCTATCGATGGTTCTGCTCGTGTTCATCACCACCGCATCGGCAGGCCCCGTCATAGAGCGCATTGTCAAAAACGGCAAGCTCGTTGTCGGCACCTCCGGCGCCCAGCCGCCCCTGAGCGCCACGGACAAAAACGGTGAAATCATCGGCATGGACGCGGATATCGCCCAACTGATCGCCCACAACATGGGCGTGAAAATCGAATTCAAAACCATGCCCTTTGCCGACCTTTTGCCGGCCCTTTCAACAGGCAGCGTCGACCTGGTGATCTCAGGCATGACCATCACGCCCAAACGGAACATGGAGGTGGCTTTCGTCGGACCCTACTACATCTCCGGAAAAGGCATCCTGACGAAAAAAAAGCATCTCGACGCCCTGCAGGGGGCAGCCGGACTGAACCAGGCCCAATTCCGGGTGACCGCCCTGAAGGATTCGACCAGCCAGCGGTTTGT contains:
- the glpB gene encoding glycerol-3-phosphate dehydrogenase subunit GlpB → MTEEIERLQFLLDTSADKKVITCDLAVIGAGMSGMAASLFAADRGVDTVQIGIASQIIFSSGLLDLLGVHPVETAQTWKDPWKAIDRLVSDQSDHPFARIEKKHIREAFAEVTAFLGDAGLTYRSDQESNRFVITSLGTLKPTYCAPATMWNGIDALQTTPPGLIVDIRGLRGFSARQITETLKPVWPGLRHATIAFPGMHKAQELYTEPMARSLAVAQNRQALAGLLRPLVEDARVLGVPAILGMQNSRDVQTDMEAMIGIPVFEIPTMPPSIPGLRIREAFETKLPEKGVRVLYQQRVSRIEKTEDGFLLEVGSDKPMATIKTKGVVLATGRFLGKGLNADRKVIREPLLGLPVYQPGARLDWHRFDFLDRRGHLINRSGLEIDGRFRPVDASGKPIYNNLYATGSILAHQDWMRQKCGSGLAIATAYAAVKAFLESALV
- a CDS encoding transporter substrate-binding domain-containing protein, which encodes MKKTLMFNTILSMVLLVFITTASAGPVIERIVKNGKLVVGTSGAQPPLSATDKNGEIIGMDADIAQLIAHNMGVKIEFKTMPFADLLPALSTGSVDLVISGMTITPKRNMEVAFVGPYYISGKGILTKKKHLDALQGAAGLNQAQFRVTALKDSTSQRFVEKEAPKAKLIPATSYDQAIQWLFDDNVDVLIADAPFCALTAFRFPEKGLTAGQDRLTFEPLGIAVKEDALMINWLQNFMLALNGSGELKHLTQKWLQDGSWISQLPE